A part of Oncorhynchus kisutch isolate 150728-3 linkage group LG2, Okis_V2, whole genome shotgun sequence genomic DNA contains:
- the LOC109908982 gene encoding m-AAA protease-interacting protein 1, mitochondrial: protein MMQRFTCIATCRELRGLVKRSYVSSLASPLNRTYSTMSKQPLCRSSTSIYTCTAGPHGEPTARCSLHNLRRQSVVFSHEKYRHYCTESENERKRTGGHGHHGITVVGIPDPLTWIRNKVHIYLIELYFQLGINNVEFDNGVKQALVHVSTMMSNGNFEELRGLVSTEMVVYAQQRCRALSETQRRHLAISLDDIIFILPEEVSIVFDSNGRKFCFIVMRFWHMSTADVPEDPESTKIFKMAATEEDGPQKKIVTAVYEFHRELTRGAEPDWTVTNIWHWHWKQIG, encoded by the exons ATGATGCAGCGGTTTACATGTATCGCCACGTGCCGTGAGCTCCGCGGGTTAGTAAAGCGCTCATACGTGTCATCGCTGGCTTCCCCCTTGAATAGGACCTATTCCACAATGTCAAAACAGCCCCTATGCCGTTCATCGACGTCTATCTATACGTGCACCGCGGGTCCGCATGGAGAACCGACCGCACGATGTAGCTTGCATAACTTGCGGCGACAAAGTGTGGTTTTCTCCCATGAGAAATACAGACACTACTGCACAGAGAGCGAGAATGAACGGAAGCGCACTGGCGGCCATGGTCATCATGGCATCACAGTTGTCGGCATCCCTGATCCACTCACGTGGATTCGGAATAAAGTCCACATCTACCTGATAGAACTCTATTTTCAATTGGGCATTAACAATGTGGAATTTGACAATGGAGTCAAGCAG GCACTGGTCCATGTCTCCACCATGATGTCCAATGGCAACTTTGAGGAGCTGAGAGGGTTGGTATCAACAGAG ATGGTGGTCTATGCGCAACAGAGGTGTAGGGCTCTCTCAGAAACCCAAAGAAGACATCTAGCTATCTCATTGGACGATATTATATTTATTCTGCCAGAGGAAGTTTCCATAGTTTTTGATTCAAATg GTAGGAAGTTTTGCTTCATTGTGATGAGGTTCTGGCATATGTCCACTGCTGATGTTCCTGAGGACCCGGAGAGTACCAAGATATTCAAAATGGCCGCCACTGAAGAAGACGGCCCACAGAAGAAGATAGTGACAGCTGTCTATGA attTCACCGGGAGCTGACCAGGGGAGCTGAACCTGATTGGACAGTCACTAACATCTGGCACTGGCACTGGAAACAGATTGGGTGA
- the efhb gene encoding EF-hand domain-containing family member B isoform X1 gives MNMIERNATNTWKYTESLPNIRRAGKLIPVGDRAKTCLQEISPKPQTPPVVRKFLNTTRPGAGAIRVFHGKANDPDIASTLVHGVSSQASISGGLVINPPPKTIYQQRLHQLSEAGYSTNQKAPLGRSHDQSPGLPNCLDIGNATFGVKSPKSAAAGVIINPPKSAEQVATEAQEGHQSYIRSHNAYFVSEQVDRKYKWSHYGKDGRFGVPTPHHNDGRSVSKSLHWLCDTQKHNSAKFVSRRCDDFRERTQPQIGKVHDPIADTLKVPAGHTFGILMRPDDFGAGDLLHSTPPAEYQKGTDRRRTLVSAVRQHLKKVNFHHFNSLLQAFRHYDKKGQGVIDKEDLQDVCHQFNLDLSGPMLDDLMEYCDVDKDGLINFLEFANFLNWKDKMPISKVEQRILTSECKTSTAPDNMQRETLTVRPAASEALARPEDLEPAEVGSMLKTPKTLNRPRTIQDRFITSSSLIRAVVGGLPTTDYRMYGTPTVRTDLAAPRIKRVSDSTNYGDQTTAFDLLYPTLHSLRGVHKEHFFCPRTKEEIADIFRNVGVSISAETFEEVWKLASMRHPTGDVCVEIFRDVLKEIQAN, from the exons ATGAATATGATAGAAAGGAATGCAACCAACACCTGGAAATACACCGAAAGTTTACCGAATATTCGAAGG GCTGGGAAACTTATTCCTGTAGGTGACAGAGCTAAGACTTGCTTACAAGAAATATCACCCAAG CCCCAAACTCCACCAGTAGTGAGGAAGTTTCTCAACACAACACGCCCAGGTGCAGGGGCTATCCGAGTGTTCCATGGGAAAGCCAACGACCCTGATATTGCCAGTACTCTAGTTCATGGAGTGAGCAGCCAAGCTTCTATTTCT GGTGGATTAGTGATCAACCCACCACCTAAGACCATCTATCAACAGAGGTTACATCAGCTCAGTGAAGCTGGGTATTCCACCAATCAAAAAGCCCCCCTGGGCAGGTCACATGATCAAAGCCCTGGGCTTCCAAATTGTCTCGACATTGGCAATGCCACATTTGGTGTGAAATCCCCCAAAA GTGCAGCTGCAGGTGTGATTATCAACCCACCTAAAAGTGCGGAGCAGGTGGCGACAGAGGCTCAGGAGGGACACCAGTCTTATATCCGCTCCCACAATGCCTACTTTGTCA GTGAACAAGTTGATAGGAAATACAAGTGGAGCCATTATGGAAAGGATGGCAGGTTCGGAGTGCCTACTCCCCACCACAACGATGGACGCAGTGTCTCCAAATCTCTCCACTGGTTGTGTGATACTCAGAA GCATAACAGTGCAAAGTTTGTTTCTCGGAGATGTGATGACTTCAGGGAAAGGACACAGCCACAGATTGGCAAAGTGCATGACCC CATAGCAGACACATTGAAAGTGCCAGCAGGTCACACATTTGGAATCTTGATGCGGCCAGATGACTTTG GTGCAGGTGACCttctccactcaacccctccagcAGAGTACCAGAAAGGCACAGACAGACGGCGCACCCTGGTCAGTGCTGTACGCCAGCACCTCAAGAAGGTCAACTTCCACCACTTTAACTCCCTGCTGCAGGCCTTCAGGCACTACGACAAg AAGGGTCAGGGTGTGATCGACAAGGAGGACCTGCAGGACGTGTGTCATCAGTTTAACCTGGACCTGAGTGGGCCGATGCTGGATGACTTGATGGAGTACTGTGACGTGGACAAAGACGGACTCATCAACTTTCTGGAGTTTGCCAACTTCCTCAACTGGAAGGACAAAATGCCCATCAGTAAAGTGGAGCAGCGCATTCTGACCAGTG AGTGTAAGACCAGCACAGCCCCAGataacatgcagagagagactcTCACTGTGAGACCTGCAGCCTCAGAGGCTTTGGCCAGACCAGAGGACCTGGAGCCTGCAGAGGTGGGCAGCATGCTGAAGACCCCCAAGACCCTCAACAGACCCAGGACCATCCAGGACCGCttcatcacctcctcctctctcatccggGCTGTCGTGGGTGGTCTCCCTACAACCG ACTATCGTATGTACGGGACTCCCACAGTGCGCACCGACCTGGCGGCCCCGCGGATCAAGCGCGTCAGCGACAGCACTAACTACGGTGACCAGACCACGGCCTTTGACCTCCTGTATCCTACGCTGCACTCCCTAAGGGGAGTCCACAAGGAGCACTTCTTCTGCCCCCGCACCAAAGAGGAG ATTGCTGACATATTCCGAAATGTGGGCGTGAGTATTTCCGCGGAGACATTTGAGGAGGTGTGGAAACTGGCATCCATGAGACACCCCACTGGGGACGTGTGTGTGGAGATTTTCCGGGACGTTCTAAAGGAAATTCAAGCTAATTAA
- the efhb gene encoding EF-hand domain-containing family member B isoform X2, which produces MELVWLHLFLYFLQGGLVINPPPKTIYQQRLHQLSEAGYSTNQKAPLGRSHDQSPGLPNCLDIGNATFGVKSPKSAAAGVIINPPKSAEQVATEAQEGHQSYIRSHNAYFVSEQVDRKYKWSHYGKDGRFGVPTPHHNDGRSVSKSLHWLCDTQKHNSAKFVSRRCDDFRERTQPQIGKVHDPIADTLKVPAGHTFGILMRPDDFGAGDLLHSTPPAEYQKGTDRRRTLVSAVRQHLKKVNFHHFNSLLQAFRHYDKKGQGVIDKEDLQDVCHQFNLDLSGPMLDDLMEYCDVDKDGLINFLEFANFLNWKDKMPISKVEQRILTSECKTSTAPDNMQRETLTVRPAASEALARPEDLEPAEVGSMLKTPKTLNRPRTIQDRFITSSSLIRAVVGGLPTTDYRMYGTPTVRTDLAAPRIKRVSDSTNYGDQTTAFDLLYPTLHSLRGVHKEHFFCPRTKEEIADIFRNVGVSISAETFEEVWKLASMRHPTGDVCVEIFRDVLKEIQAN; this is translated from the exons ATGGAATTGGTATGGTTGCATTTGTTCCTGTATTTCCTACAGGGTGGATTAGTGATCAACCCACCACCTAAGACCATCTATCAACAGAGGTTACATCAGCTCAGTGAAGCTGGGTATTCCACCAATCAAAAAGCCCCCCTGGGCAGGTCACATGATCAAAGCCCTGGGCTTCCAAATTGTCTCGACATTGGCAATGCCACATTTGGTGTGAAATCCCCCAAAA GTGCAGCTGCAGGTGTGATTATCAACCCACCTAAAAGTGCGGAGCAGGTGGCGACAGAGGCTCAGGAGGGACACCAGTCTTATATCCGCTCCCACAATGCCTACTTTGTCA GTGAACAAGTTGATAGGAAATACAAGTGGAGCCATTATGGAAAGGATGGCAGGTTCGGAGTGCCTACTCCCCACCACAACGATGGACGCAGTGTCTCCAAATCTCTCCACTGGTTGTGTGATACTCAGAA GCATAACAGTGCAAAGTTTGTTTCTCGGAGATGTGATGACTTCAGGGAAAGGACACAGCCACAGATTGGCAAAGTGCATGACCC CATAGCAGACACATTGAAAGTGCCAGCAGGTCACACATTTGGAATCTTGATGCGGCCAGATGACTTTG GTGCAGGTGACCttctccactcaacccctccagcAGAGTACCAGAAAGGCACAGACAGACGGCGCACCCTGGTCAGTGCTGTACGCCAGCACCTCAAGAAGGTCAACTTCCACCACTTTAACTCCCTGCTGCAGGCCTTCAGGCACTACGACAAg AAGGGTCAGGGTGTGATCGACAAGGAGGACCTGCAGGACGTGTGTCATCAGTTTAACCTGGACCTGAGTGGGCCGATGCTGGATGACTTGATGGAGTACTGTGACGTGGACAAAGACGGACTCATCAACTTTCTGGAGTTTGCCAACTTCCTCAACTGGAAGGACAAAATGCCCATCAGTAAAGTGGAGCAGCGCATTCTGACCAGTG AGTGTAAGACCAGCACAGCCCCAGataacatgcagagagagactcTCACTGTGAGACCTGCAGCCTCAGAGGCTTTGGCCAGACCAGAGGACCTGGAGCCTGCAGAGGTGGGCAGCATGCTGAAGACCCCCAAGACCCTCAACAGACCCAGGACCATCCAGGACCGCttcatcacctcctcctctctcatccggGCTGTCGTGGGTGGTCTCCCTACAACCG ACTATCGTATGTACGGGACTCCCACAGTGCGCACCGACCTGGCGGCCCCGCGGATCAAGCGCGTCAGCGACAGCACTAACTACGGTGACCAGACCACGGCCTTTGACCTCCTGTATCCTACGCTGCACTCCCTAAGGGGAGTCCACAAGGAGCACTTCTTCTGCCCCCGCACCAAAGAGGAG ATTGCTGACATATTCCGAAATGTGGGCGTGAGTATTTCCGCGGAGACATTTGAGGAGGTGTGGAAACTGGCATCCATGAGACACCCCACTGGGGACGTGTGTGTGGAGATTTTCCGGGACGTTCTAAAGGAAATTCAAGCTAATTAA
- the LOC109909003 gene encoding ras-related protein Rab-5A, whose translation MASRGGATRPNGSNTGNKISQFKLVLLGESAVGKSSLVLRFVKGQFHEFQESTIGAAFLTQTVCLDDTTVKFEIWDTAGQERYHSLAPMYYRGAQAAIVVYDITNKESFARAKNWVKELQRQASPNIVIALAGNKADLANKRALDFQDAQSYAEDNSLLFMETSAKTSMNVNEMFMAIAKKLPKNEPQAAGANSGRNRGVDLTETAQPASRSCCST comes from the exons ATGGCAAGTAGGGGTGGTGCAACACGACCCAATGGGTCGAACACAGGCAACAAGATCTCCCAGTTCAAATTAGTACTCTTAGGGGAGTCCGCTGTGGGAAAGTCCAGTCTGGTACTTCGTTTTGTCAAGGGCCAGTTTCATGAATTCCAAGAGAGCACAATTGGAG CTGCCTTCCTGACTCAGACAGTATGTTTGGATGACACAACAGTCAAGTTTGAGATCTGGGACACAGCTGGTCAGGAGCGCTACCACAGCCTAGCACCCATGTACTACAGAGGTGCCCAGGCTGCCATCGTGGTCTACGACATAACTAACAAA GAGTCCTTTGCACGAGCAAAGAACTGGGTTAAGGAGCTTCAGAGACAAGCCAGTCCAAATATTGTAATAGCGTTGGCTGGGAACAAAGCTGACCTTGCAAACAAACGAGCATTGGATTTTCAG GATGCCCAGTCATACGCAGAGGATAACAGTTTACTGTTCATGGAAACATCAGCAAAGACCTCTATGAACGTTAATGAGATGTTCATGGCTATTG CAAAGAAATTACCCAAGAACGAGCCTCAAGCTGCCGGAGCGAACAGTGGACGGAACCGGGGAGTGGATCTTACGGAGACAGCTCAGCCAGCCAGCCGTTCCTGCTGCAGTACCTAA
- the LOC116356356 gene encoding protein phosphatase 2C-like domain-containing protein 1, whose translation MTEYSITKHKGSNPFIRAVAACEEEKLHMENNMEDVTVFHEGYGGKEGTSFFRVFDGFHGQISAVTAAREMLVLVLEQLSKQDPLLSLAKDQVKLLSRFEALFQEYYNRPYAGQAQNIALGLGTKQLENLTNVEQVNLAFTTAFWKMDWVLGLGKDETSKIRWSGCTALLCLIDSGLPSSDEKEQGTGQESNIPTPSQELQGGRILIADSGKVHAVLYKQGSGFRLTKERKHILWSGGTISINKQHGLVEGLTKATRVLSHYGDRKLKSVIPVPYSVSLPTDPSYQLLVLASSGLWEVLDDHAVAERAVIELTQQKLILKTLCLMQTVEDLSISDSVKTRSCSRSEVNVKETMADSLKNLTLNYECLAADICRELVDTVLVSGSKENISVMVILIQGLDVLREYTLKGVDKPNKYHTEMSSSRQQVQGGMLDLIVLT comes from the exons ATGACAGAATACAGCATCACCAAGCACAAAGGGAGCAACCCGTTCATCCGTGCTGTGGCAGCGTGTGAGGAGGAAAAACTCCACATGGAAAACAACATGGAGGATGTGACCGTTTTCCATGAGGGGTATGGAGGCAAAGAGGGGACCAGCTTTTTCAGGGTCTTTGACGGGTTCCACGGACAAATTTCTGCAGTTACGGCAGCCAGGGAGATGCTTGTTTTAGTCCTGGAGCAACTCTCCAAACAGGACCCCTTGCTCTCCTTGGCGAAGGACCAGGTGAAGCTACTGTCACGCTTTGAGGCCCTGTTCCAGGAATACTACAACAGACCATACGCAGGCCAAGCCCAGAACATTGCACTAGGCCTAGGCACTAAGCAGCTGGAGAATCTGACCAATGTGGAACAGGTGAACCTAGCCTTCACCACAGCCTTCTGGAAGATGGACTGGGTCCTGGGGCTTGGCAAGGACGAGACCTCCAAGATCCGCTGGAGTGGCTGCACAGCGCTACTCTGCCTTATCGACAGTGGGCTGCCCTCCTCAGACGAGAAGGAGCAGGGTACAGGACAGGAGAGTAATATACCAACCCCCTCACAGGAGTTACAGGGTGGAAGAATTCTCATTGCTGACAGTG GTAAAGTCCATGCGGTGCTGTACAAACAAggcagtggcttccgtctgaccaaa GAGCGTAAACACATCCTCTGGTCCGGAGGGACAATCAGCATCAACAAACAGCACGGTCTGGTGGAGGGGCTGACCAAGGCCACCCGAGTGCTTAGTCATTATGGCGATCGCAAGCTGAAGTCAGTCATCCCTGTGCCTTACTCTGTGTCGCTGCCCACAGACCCATCCTACCAGCTGCTGGTCCTAGCGTCCAGTGGCCTCTGGGAAGTATTGGATGATCATGCAGTGGCTGAGAGAGCTGTCATTGAGTTGACTCAACAGAAATTAATATTGAAGACCCTGTGCCTCATGCAAACTGTTGAGGATTTGTCCATTTCAGATTCAGTCAAGACCAGG TCCTGCAGCAGGAGTGAGGTCAATGTGAAGGAAACTATGGCTGACAGTCTGAAGAATCTCACCTTGAACTACGAGTGCCTTGCAGCTGACATTTGTAGAGAGCTAGTGGACACAGTGTTGGTCTCAGGTTCaaaggaaaacatttcagtcatgGTCATACTTATTCAGGGGTTGGATGTGCTCAGAGAATACACTCTCAAAGGAGTTGACAAACCAAACAAATACCAC ACGGAGATGTCTTCGTCTCGGCAGCAGGTGCAAGGGGGAATGCTTGATTTGATAGTCCTTACCTGA